In Kineococcus mangrovi, a single genomic region encodes these proteins:
- a CDS encoding replication initiator encodes MNTLSPSAEAELGRRLLSPTFDRWAEQAANCGHCARPIRLRGQATTIDRTTGQVLSTYDSANEPDGVLYTRCGNRRASVCPSCSHEYKGDMWHLLAAGAAGGMKGVPESVATHPLVFATLTAPSFGAVHGLRRRNGRPSMCRPRSTNAVCEHGNPAGCRAVHAEGDRRLGQPLCAECYDYTGHVVWQWWSPELWRRFTIALRRALAAFLGLTQKDTHALLRVSFAKVAEFQRRGVVHFHALIRLDGPPTDNDAFPAPLTAVSAQQLCELVHVAAARVWFDAPATEARGELRRLRFGTQVDARAVTTAATREAGRADHPDDGLHPETVAAYIAKYATKACDDFGLPPGLRDAEAARRMGIVEHVCRLLAEVQHLARTGGPKYLPLAKWAAMLGFRGHFSTKSRRYSTTLGRLRSARKRWSVQQLRDRLTGRTTSSLDHDATVEPPEVEDSTLVVSSWSLDGIGWLTAGDAALAATAAAQAREWADDRARARRASQL; translated from the coding sequence GTGAACACCCTGTCCCCCAGCGCAGAGGCTGAGCTCGGTCGTCGGCTGCTGTCGCCCACCTTCGACCGCTGGGCCGAGCAGGCCGCGAACTGCGGGCACTGCGCCCGCCCCATCCGCCTGCGTGGGCAGGCCACTACCATCGACCGCACCACCGGCCAGGTGTTGTCGACGTACGACTCCGCGAACGAACCGGACGGAGTCCTGTACACCCGCTGCGGCAACCGCCGCGCCAGCGTCTGCCCGTCGTGCTCCCACGAGTACAAGGGCGACATGTGGCACCTGCTCGCTGCCGGTGCTGCGGGAGGGATGAAGGGTGTTCCGGAGTCGGTGGCTACGCATCCGCTGGTGTTCGCCACTCTCACCGCGCCGTCGTTCGGTGCCGTCCACGGGCTGCGTCGCAGGAACGGTCGTCCGAGCATGTGCCGGCCGCGCTCGACGAACGCGGTGTGCGAGCACGGCAACCCTGCTGGCTGCCGCGCCGTGCACGCCGAGGGCGACCGTCGGCTGGGGCAGCCGTTGTGCGCGGAGTGCTACGACTACACCGGGCACGTGGTGTGGCAGTGGTGGTCTCCGGAGTTGTGGCGTCGCTTCACCATCGCCCTGCGCCGGGCTCTGGCCGCTTTCCTAGGGTTGACGCAGAAGGACACTCACGCGCTGCTGCGGGTGTCGTTCGCGAAGGTGGCGGAGTTCCAACGCCGCGGGGTGGTGCACTTCCACGCCCTCATCCGCCTGGACGGTCCTCCTACTGATAACGACGCGTTCCCTGCCCCGTTGACGGCGGTAAGCGCGCAGCAGTTGTGCGAACTCGTCCACGTCGCCGCCGCGCGAGTATGGTTCGACGCCCCCGCCACCGAAGCCCGCGGGGAGCTGCGCCGGTTGCGGTTCGGGACGCAGGTCGATGCCCGCGCCGTAACGACCGCAGCGACCCGCGAGGCCGGGCGTGCCGACCACCCCGACGACGGGCTGCACCCTGAGACCGTCGCGGCGTACATCGCGAAGTACGCAACGAAGGCGTGTGACGACTTCGGCCTTCCGCCGGGTCTGCGTGATGCCGAGGCGGCGCGGCGGATGGGCATCGTCGAGCACGTCTGCCGATTGCTCGCTGAGGTGCAGCACCTCGCCCGGACGGGCGGGCCGAAGTACCTGCCGCTGGCGAAGTGGGCGGCGATGCTCGGTTTCCGGGGGCACTTCTCGACGAAGTCCCGCCGCTACTCCACCACCCTCGGCCGGCTGCGGTCAGCGCGGAAACGGTGGTCGGTGCAGCAGCTGCGCGACCGCCTCACCGGCCGCACCACCTCGTCGCTGGATCACGACGCCACCGTGGAGCCGCCCGAGGTGGAGGACTCGACGTTGGTCGTCAGCTCCTGGTCCTTGGACGGCATCGGCTGGTTGACCGCTGGGGACGCCGCCCTCGCCGCCACCGCCGCCGCGCAAGCCCGTGAGTGGGCCGACGACCGCGCCCGTGCCCGCCGCGCCTCTCAGCTCTGA
- a CDS encoding prevent-host-death family protein produces the protein MKIDTSALVSVSEASRKGVSWLVSEAAEGRTPVVLSHNRPVAAVVGLETMERLQRLDEMESDLRLWVATIVREVSDNGVRHSLDDVAAMLGVDLDDEDDDEDDR, from the coding sequence ATGAAGATCGACACCAGTGCCCTGGTCTCCGTCAGCGAGGCGAGCCGCAAGGGCGTCTCCTGGCTGGTCAGCGAGGCTGCCGAGGGCAGGACTCCCGTGGTGCTCTCCCACAACCGGCCTGTGGCCGCCGTCGTGGGGCTGGAGACCATGGAGCGCCTTCAGCGACTGGACGAGATGGAGAGCGACCTGCGCCTGTGGGTCGCCACGATCGTCCGCGAGGTCAGCGACAACGGCGTTCGCCACAGTCTCGACGACGTCGCGGCCATGCTCGGAGTCGACCTGGATGACGAGGACGACGACGAGGACGACCGCTGA
- a CDS encoding type II toxin-antitoxin system Phd/YefM family antitoxin produces MSVTVPDARARLVALIEQVNDDQAAVEITSEKGTAYLVSEDEYLSLRETVHLLRSPRNAERLRESLAEAQTGGGRPRHHR; encoded by the coding sequence ATGTCTGTCACCGTTCCTGACGCCCGAGCACGCCTCGTCGCACTCATCGAGCAGGTCAACGACGACCAGGCCGCTGTGGAGATCACTTCCGAGAAGGGGACGGCCTACCTCGTCTCCGAGGATGAGTACCTGTCCCTGCGCGAAACGGTCCACCTCTTGCGGTCCCCGCGCAACGCGGAGCGGTTGCGCGAAAGCCTCGCCGAGGCCCAAACCGGTGGTGGCCGGCCCCGTCACCATCGCTGA
- a CDS encoding plasmid replication, integration and excision activator, with the protein MTQPLLTVVIFFAAHASASLVSSAQPRCWNEEDDMAIQGAIPLGQDLVFPHGAYVVGEVEQVQDFDRRQAGEVDFQSRDKNTGERLWAVRVVDADPEARRGQAEVVVKVMAEHQPVPPATLPGLPFRPVVFDGLTATPYVDTNRARPRLAWSLKATGMSAPGKTAVKVDQKTETGRAA; encoded by the coding sequence TTGACTCAACCCCTGTTAACGGTCGTCATCTTCTTCGCCGCGCACGCCTCCGCTTCGCTCGTCTCATCGGCGCAACCGCGCTGCTGGAATGAGGAGGACGACATGGCAATTCAGGGTGCGATCCCGCTGGGGCAGGACTTGGTGTTCCCGCACGGTGCGTACGTGGTGGGTGAGGTCGAGCAGGTCCAGGACTTCGACCGCCGCCAGGCCGGGGAGGTCGACTTCCAGTCCCGCGACAAGAACACCGGTGAACGGCTCTGGGCGGTCCGCGTCGTCGATGCCGACCCCGAAGCCCGCCGTGGACAGGCCGAGGTCGTGGTCAAGGTCATGGCCGAACACCAGCCCGTTCCCCCGGCCACACTCCCGGGCTTGCCCTTCCGTCCCGTCGTCTTCGACGGGCTCACCGCCACCCCGTACGTGGACACTAACCGCGCCCGTCCCCGCCTGGCGTGGTCGTTGAAGGCGACGGGGATGTCCGCACCCGGCAAGACCGCCGTGAAGGTGGACCAGAAGACCGAGACCGGGCGGGCTGCCTGA
- a CDS encoding FtsK/SpoIIIE domain-containing protein, with amino-acid sequence MTHQPSQQSTSQANSGSDDWIAELIVSLLSLVWWMVKTAIQLAWRFPLVAAVLVAGWWAYSSDHLLLVGIVVAILVGALVVWRLTWPVSFDRLLAQPAWRRRKQRAIRRNWPGLCERVGLAMAVTDRRSGQRESWTPGLSRLRWASREHLVLTGRVQVVAGQTVDDLATAAETMGAACGAWSCRVRKTGPRTATITWLYGDPLAQVVTPLPIPDVLDASAVPVGLCEDGQPWLLRLAATHVLIVGVTGAGKGSVVWSLLGGIAGGIHEGLVQVWAVDGKAGMELQPGRDLFTRFATTVEDSVQLLEDAAVLMTERAARMAGTSRRHEPSTREPLLVVLVDEVALLTAYTPDRKLRDRAEKALAAIATQGRAPGVVLVAALQDPRKEVLGLRNLFPTKVAMRLDEKAQVDMVLGEGARESGALCHQIPDTSPGVAYVKVDGVREPVRVRAAYYDDHAIGELARTHAPSKAPGFRPVFSVVDDSHPETGDHLRQAGAA; translated from the coding sequence GTGACCCACCAGCCGTCCCAGCAGAGCACCTCGCAGGCCAACTCTGGGTCTGACGACTGGATCGCCGAGCTGATCGTCTCGTTGCTGTCCCTGGTCTGGTGGATGGTCAAGACGGCCATACAGCTCGCGTGGCGTTTCCCGCTCGTCGCGGCCGTCCTGGTCGCGGGGTGGTGGGCGTACAGCAGCGACCACCTCCTGCTGGTCGGCATCGTCGTTGCAATCCTCGTGGGGGCGCTGGTGGTGTGGCGGCTCACGTGGCCGGTGTCCTTCGACCGCCTCCTGGCTCAGCCTGCATGGCGACGGCGCAAGCAGCGGGCCATCCGCCGCAACTGGCCGGGACTGTGCGAAAGGGTTGGCCTCGCGATGGCCGTCACCGACCGCCGCTCGGGTCAGCGCGAGTCCTGGACACCGGGTCTGTCGCGGCTGCGGTGGGCCTCCCGCGAGCACCTGGTCCTAACCGGGAGGGTGCAGGTCGTGGCCGGGCAGACCGTCGACGACCTGGCAACGGCGGCGGAGACCATGGGCGCGGCGTGCGGCGCCTGGTCGTGCCGGGTCCGCAAGACCGGCCCCCGCACGGCCACCATCACCTGGCTCTACGGCGACCCCCTCGCCCAGGTCGTCACCCCACTGCCCATCCCCGACGTCCTCGACGCCTCCGCGGTCCCGGTGGGTCTGTGCGAGGACGGTCAGCCGTGGCTGCTGCGCCTGGCCGCCACCCACGTCCTCATCGTGGGGGTCACCGGCGCCGGAAAGGGCTCCGTCGTCTGGTCCCTGCTCGGCGGCATCGCCGGAGGCATCCACGAGGGGCTGGTGCAGGTGTGGGCCGTGGACGGCAAGGCCGGGATGGAATTGCAGCCGGGCCGGGACCTGTTCACCCGATTCGCGACCACCGTCGAGGACAGCGTGCAGCTGCTCGAAGACGCCGCAGTGCTCATGACGGAGCGGGCTGCCCGGATGGCCGGCACCTCCCGCCGCCACGAACCCAGCACCCGGGAACCGCTACTGGTGGTCCTGGTCGATGAAGTCGCTCTCCTCACCGCGTACACCCCGGACCGCAAGCTCCGCGACCGCGCGGAAAAGGCACTGGCCGCGATCGCCACCCAGGGACGGGCACCGGGTGTCGTCTTGGTCGCAGCGTTGCAGGACCCCCGCAAGGAAGTCCTCGGCCTGCGCAACCTGTTCCCGACCAAGGTCGCGATGCGGCTGGACGAGAAGGCCCAGGTCGACATGGTCCTCGGTGAGGGAGCGCGGGAGTCCGGGGCGCTGTGCCACCAGATCCCTGACACCTCCCCTGGTGTCGCCTACGTCAAGGTCGACGGCGTCCGTGAGCCCGTCCGGGTCCGCGCGGCCTACTACGACGACCACGCCATCGGAGAACTCGCCCGCACTCACGCACCGAGCAAGGCGCCGGGGTTCCGGCCGGTGTTCTCCGTCGTCGACGACTCCCACCCCGAGACGGGCGACCACCTCCGTCAGGCGGGTGCGGCGTGA
- a CDS encoding type II toxin-antitoxin system RelE family toxin yields the protein MARVELTDDALEDLKGFDGSAQRQILKGIKKLEDSPEQRGAPLGSRQSGNLTSYRKLVVGNRQYRIVYSVHEDGTICIVWVIGPRSDDEVYEMATARLSVMGDRELAERLRSMLDQINGR from the coding sequence ATGGCGAGAGTCGAACTGACCGATGACGCTCTGGAGGACCTGAAGGGTTTCGACGGTAGTGCTCAGCGACAGATCCTGAAGGGCATCAAGAAGCTCGAGGATTCTCCTGAGCAGCGCGGCGCCCCTCTGGGGTCCAGGCAGTCCGGAAACCTGACGAGCTACAGGAAGCTCGTCGTCGGAAACCGGCAGTACCGGATCGTCTACAGCGTCCACGAGGACGGGACGATCTGCATCGTCTGGGTGATCGGGCCTCGGAGCGACGACGAGGTGTACGAGATGGCCACAGCTCGACTGTCCGTGATGGGTGACCGGGAACTGGCCGAGCGGCTGCGGTCGATGCTCGATCAGATTAACGGCCGCTGA
- a CDS encoding NUDIX hydrolase, with the protein MDEPAVQEPPRWQVFGERTIYDNPWVRLVLVDLEPPDGKRFEHHVVRLQRVAVALVLNAAGDQVLMLRRHRFLTDQVGWELPGGIVDAGETALQTAAREAEEETGWRPTGGRQLLEFQPMVGMVDTPHEVYVFDHAEEVGAPTDLVEAGVVDWVALDDVVELIDRGEILGSGSITGLLRFLVDRT; encoded by the coding sequence ATGGATGAGCCCGCCGTGCAGGAGCCGCCTCGGTGGCAGGTCTTCGGTGAGCGGACCATCTACGACAACCCGTGGGTGCGACTGGTCCTCGTCGACCTGGAGCCCCCGGACGGGAAGCGGTTCGAGCACCACGTGGTGCGTCTCCAGCGTGTGGCCGTCGCGCTCGTGCTCAACGCCGCTGGTGACCAAGTGCTCATGCTCCGCAGACACCGCTTCCTGACCGATCAGGTGGGCTGGGAGCTGCCAGGCGGCATCGTGGACGCAGGCGAGACGGCCTTGCAGACCGCCGCCAGGGAAGCCGAGGAGGAGACCGGTTGGCGTCCCACCGGGGGACGCCAGTTGCTTGAGTTCCAGCCCATGGTGGGGATGGTCGACACCCCCCACGAGGTCTACGTCTTCGACCATGCCGAGGAGGTCGGAGCGCCCACGGATCTAGTCGAGGCCGGCGTCGTGGACTGGGTAGCCCTCGACGATGTGGTGGAGCTGATCGACCGTGGCGAAATCCTCGGCTCCGGTTCCATCACAGGGTTGCTGCGCTTCCTCGTAGATCGGACCTGA
- a CDS encoding flavin-containing monooxygenase — translation MRIAVVGAGPSGLVTAAVLSRFGHEVTVLEKAPDLGGVWSATRRYPDVSTQDDRVSYAFSDVPMPADFPVHPTGNHVRAYLEHYADVKGIRDRVRLGTTVTRAVPSGDGWSVEVADADGPSVLDVDWVVLANGVFSTPHVPDWPGRDVFDATGGQVVEPTQLGDGAVFAGRDVVVVGWGKTACDVAVAASRAARSTTVVARAVRWKVPKRLAGPLSFRHLLLTRLGEHLMAPERTTPAQRLLAAADAPLRRAALWSLAQHVARRTGLRSVGLVPTTPLPYSDSLVTDGFFEAVRAGRIAVRRERSISALGAGDVQLSDGSRLPADVVVAATGFEQDLSLLAVSVRERLLDTDGVLALHRRVLPAAVPRLAFAGWGNTYRSPLSAEVGAVWLAGHLAGVVPAPSPDDVRHEGHRFHLTHRQAAAHREQQVPSGSFAVLDQMLDDLGLPLPAAVRRGQWTKPLTPASYAYLVPALLAKVGGARERATVPTA, via the coding sequence ATGAGGATCGCTGTCGTGGGGGCCGGGCCGTCCGGGCTGGTCACCGCCGCCGTGCTGAGCCGGTTTGGCCACGAGGTCACGGTGCTGGAGAAGGCACCCGACCTCGGCGGGGTGTGGAGCGCGACCCGCCGCTACCCCGACGTGTCCACCCAGGACGACCGGGTGTCGTACGCGTTCTCCGACGTGCCGATGCCGGCGGACTTCCCCGTCCACCCCACCGGGAACCACGTCCGCGCCTACCTGGAGCACTACGCCGACGTGAAGGGGATCCGTGACCGGGTCCGTCTCGGCACGACGGTGACCCGCGCCGTCCCGTCCGGGGACGGCTGGTCCGTGGAGGTCGCGGACGCCGACGGTCCCTCCGTCCTCGACGTGGACTGGGTGGTGCTCGCGAACGGCGTGTTCTCCACCCCCCACGTGCCGGACTGGCCGGGCCGCGACGTGTTCGACGCCACCGGCGGTCAGGTCGTCGAACCCACCCAGCTCGGGGACGGGGCCGTGTTCGCCGGTCGCGACGTCGTGGTGGTGGGCTGGGGCAAGACCGCCTGCGACGTGGCGGTCGCCGCGTCCCGGGCGGCGCGGTCCACGACCGTGGTCGCGCGGGCCGTGCGGTGGAAGGTGCCCAAGCGGCTCGCCGGGCCGCTGTCGTTCCGCCACCTGCTGCTGACGCGCCTCGGGGAACACCTCATGGCCCCCGAACGGACGACGCCGGCGCAGCGGTTGCTCGCCGCCGCCGACGCCCCGCTGCGGCGGGCGGCGTTGTGGTCGCTCGCGCAGCACGTCGCCCGCCGCACCGGCCTGCGGTCGGTCGGTCTCGTCCCGACGACCCCCCTGCCGTACTCGGACAGCCTCGTCACCGACGGGTTCTTCGAGGCCGTCCGCGCCGGTCGCATCGCGGTGCGGCGGGAACGCTCCATCAGCGCCCTCGGCGCGGGTGACGTGCAGTTGTCCGACGGTTCCCGCCTGCCCGCCGACGTCGTGGTCGCCGCGACGGGTTTCGAGCAGGACCTGTCCCTGCTGGCCGTCTCCGTGCGCGAGCGGTTGCTCGACACCGACGGGGTCCTCGCGCTGCACCGGCGGGTCCTGCCCGCCGCCGTCCCCCGGCTCGCGTTCGCCGGGTGGGGGAACACGTACCGCAGCCCGTTGTCCGCGGAGGTGGGCGCGGTGTGGCTGGCCGGTCACCTCGCCGGGGTCGTGCCCGCCCCCTCCCCCGACGACGTGCGCCACGAGGGGCACCGGTTCCACCTGACCCACCGGCAGGCCGCCGCGCACCGCGAGCAGCAGGTGCCGAGCGGGTCGTTCGCGGTGCTGGACCAGATGCTCGACGACCTGGGGCTGCCGCTGCCGGCCGCGGTGCGGCGCGGGCAGTGGACGAAACCGCTGACCCCGGCGAGCTACGCGTACCTGGTGCCGGCGCTGCTGGCGAAGGTCGGGGGTGCGCGGGAACGGGCGACGGTACCCACGGCCTGA